In Hylaeus volcanicus isolate JK05 chromosome 9, UHH_iyHylVolc1.0_haploid, whole genome shotgun sequence, the following proteins share a genomic window:
- the LOC128881944 gene encoding PDF receptor-like isoform X3: MLRLHGKVYTNTIEGNMKMDIAERTRTLEFVGLSISLVALLASLAIFCRFRSLRNTRTRIHKNLFVAMVVQVLIRLTVYIDIEILRRKTYGIQRGIGNTPVLCEASYALLEYAKTAMFMWMFIEGLFLHNMVTVTVFQETSYYRMYRFVGWGCPVLMTLAWAVVTAFYYHPKSRFSRCWSGYNLSSYFWILEGPRYAVILFNFLFLLNIVRVLVVKLRQSHTSEVEQVVKAVRAAVVLLPLLGITNVLFMIEAPLHNVKKFAVWSYSTHFLQSFQGLFIATLYCFLNGEVRLALDKTISVYLSLRGTDIQARRQSTFSGCQPQRIASVIEMEEEEIRSSGWTRLCCRGGNTPPPDRPADCLTMEYLWRWTEAARSPGNYQDLRRELHRGLEEHLETSQEVEASGVRFEPPSNWPGRADDSAPGYDSLEWLRVGRFLGRGNEDLLMGASTCRL; encoded by the exons ATGCTTCGGTTGCACGGGAAAGTTTACACAAACACCATCGAGGGTAAC atgaAGATGGACATAGCCGAGAGGACTCGAACACTGGAGTTTGTCGGTTTAAGCATTTCCTTGGTAGCGCTCCTCGCCTCGCTCGCTATATTCTGTCGATTCAG GTCCCTAAGAAACACCAGAACCAGAATCCACAAGAACCTGTTTGTCGCCATGGTTGTCCAGGTTCTTATACGCTTGACTGTGTACATCGACATAGAGATCCTCAGGAGAAAGACGTATGGCATTCAACGAGGCATTGGGAACACC CCTGTTCTATGCGAGGCTAGCTACGCTCTGCTGGAGTACGCAAAGACCGCCATGTTCATGTGGATGTTCATAGAGGGTCTGTTCCTGCACAATATGGTCACTG TCACGGTATTCCAAGAGACGTCCTACTACCGAATGTACAGATTCGTTGGATGGGGATGCCCCGTTCTGATGACTCTCGCCTGGGCCGTCGTCACGGCGTTCTATTACCACCCGAAGTCCAG ATTTTCCAGATGCTGGTCGGGATACAATTTGTCTTCCTACTTTTGGATCCTCGAGGGTCCCAGGTACGCGGTGATATTG TTCAATTTTCTGTTCCTGCTGAATATCGTGAGGGTGCTCGTGGTGAAGCTGCGACAGAGTCACACCAGTGAGGTAGAGCAAGTTGT AAAGGCAGTGAGAGCTGCCGTGGTGCTTCTGCCATTGCTGGGCATCACCAACGTGCTCTTTATGATCGAGGCACCCCTGCACAACGTGAAGAAATTCGCGGTTTGGTCCTACTCGACGCACTTTCTGCAGTCCTTTCAGGGCCTCTTCATCGCGACCCTTTACTGCTTCCTAAACGGCGAG GTGAGGCTCGCCCTGGACAAAACTATCTCCGTCTACCTTTCCCTGAGAGGAACTGACATCCAGGCCAGGAGGCAATCGACTTTCAGTGGCTGTCAACCTCAACGTATCGCGTCAG TGATCGAGATGGAGGAGGAAGAGATCAGATCCAGTGGGTGGACAAGACTGTGCTGTCGAGGTGGAAACACTCCACCGCCGGACCGACCTGCCGA CTGTCTGACCATGGAGTACCTCTGGCGCTGGACGGAAGCAGCGAGATCTCCCGGAAATTACCAAGACCTGCGCCGCGAGCTTCATAGGGGGTTGGAGGAGCACCTGGAGACGAGCCAGGAAGTCGAGGCATCGGGAGTTCGGTTCGAGCCTCCGTCAAACTGGCCTGGCCGAGCCGATGATTCAGCTCCAGGCTACGACAGTCTCGAATGGTTGCGAGTCGGTAGATTCCTCGGTCGAGGAAACGAGGATCTGCTGATGGGAGCGAGTACCTGCAGACTGTGA
- the LOC128881946 gene encoding 45 kDa calcium-binding protein isoform X1: MLPSLYTYNTTPFLLFVQGKRATNSTFPSQFPKVTCNSNLRCFRFLRWTILVPLVIYLSLLFVKYQKNVPLKSLASTDKDKESEMIENLFVELEAVTVDTSNLDRYKGQRYDRRDEQSIKEAEEAENRESPRMLLEDIFQRADVDQDQLLDILELAKWIHTKITEHVSRAMRENVGLFTAIDNNPRNGEVSWEEYHAYFLRSHGFPESYISSHDKKHSDMSRSLKESIMRDRARWTEAARNDPERLALDEFLAFTHPESSHRALLQMVDDLFEKFDRDGDEQLTEDEFSDLPADGMGLDLREDKHETVGGSEDRRQEFRHLIDKNKNGKADRIELLMYIDPTNPRHAIQEAQHLINLSDTNLDGKLNLPEILSKMDLFLGSKMVDTEGSFHDEF; the protein is encoded by the exons ATGCTTCCAtcgttatatacatataataccaCCCCTTTTCTACTCTTCGTCCAAGGAAAACGAGCAACTAACTCAACTTTCCCTTCGCAGTTTCCCAAGGTCACCTGCAACTCTAATCTACGCTGTTTCCGTTTCCTCCGTTGGACCATCCTGGTACCGCTGGTCATCTACCTTTCCCTCCTGTTCGTCAAGTACCAAAAGAACGTGCCCCTGAAGAGCCTAGCGTCCACGGACAAGGACAAAGAGAGCGAGATGATCGAGAATCTGTTCGTCGAACTGGAGGCGGTGACGGTCGATACGAGCAATCTCGATCGCTACAAGGGCCAGAGGTACGATCGCAGGGACGAGCAGAGTATAAAGGAGGCGGAGGAAGCGGAGAATCGCGAGAGCCCGCGGATGTTGCTCGAGGACATCTTTCAGAGGGCTGACGTCGACCAGGATCAGCTGTTGGACATCCTGGAGCTGGCCAAGTGGATTCACACCAAGATCACGGAGCACGTCAGCCGTGCCATGCGCGAAAACGTTGGCTTGTTCACTGCGATTGACAATAATCCGCGGAACG GTGAGGTGTCGTGGGAAGAGTACCACGCATACTTTCTCCGGTCGCACGGCTTTCCCGAGAGCTACATCAGCTCTCACGACAAGAAACACAGCGACATGTCGCGAAGCTTGAAAGAGAGCATCATGAGGGACAGAGCTAGATGGACCGAGGCCGCTAGGAACGATCCAGAGAGGCTGGCGCTGGACGAGTTCCTGGCTTTCACTCACCCTGAGAGCAGCCACAGGGCGCTCCTGCAGATGGTGGACGACCTGTTTGAAAAGTTTG ACCGTGACGGTGACGAGCAGCTTACAGAGGATGAGTTCTCAGACTTGCCTGCTGACGGGATGGGTCTGGATTTGAGAGAAGACAAGCACGAGACCGTGGGTGGAAGCGAAGACAGGCGACAGGAGTTTCGGCATCTGATagacaaaaacaaaaatggcaAGGCTGATAGAATAGAGCTTTTG ATGTATATAGATCCAACGAATCCGAGGCATGCGATTCAAGAAGCTCAGCATTTGATTAATCTGTCGGACACGAATCTCGATGGGAAGCTGAACCTTCCAGAAATTCTGAGCAAAATGGACCTGTTCCTGGGCAGCAAGATGGTGGACACCGAGGGAAGCTTCCACGACGAGTTTTGA
- the LOC128881946 gene encoding 45 kDa calcium-binding protein isoform X2 has product MFPKVTCNSNLRCFRFLRWTILVPLVIYLSLLFVKYQKNVPLKSLASTDKDKESEMIENLFVELEAVTVDTSNLDRYKGQRYDRRDEQSIKEAEEAENRESPRMLLEDIFQRADVDQDQLLDILELAKWIHTKITEHVSRAMRENVGLFTAIDNNPRNGEVSWEEYHAYFLRSHGFPESYISSHDKKHSDMSRSLKESIMRDRARWTEAARNDPERLALDEFLAFTHPESSHRALLQMVDDLFEKFDRDGDEQLTEDEFSDLPADGMGLDLREDKHETVGGSEDRRQEFRHLIDKNKNGKADRIELLMYIDPTNPRHAIQEAQHLINLSDTNLDGKLNLPEILSKMDLFLGSKMVDTEGSFHDEF; this is encoded by the exons ATG TTTCCCAAGGTCACCTGCAACTCTAATCTACGCTGTTTCCGTTTCCTCCGTTGGACCATCCTGGTACCGCTGGTCATCTACCTTTCCCTCCTGTTCGTCAAGTACCAAAAGAACGTGCCCCTGAAGAGCCTAGCGTCCACGGACAAGGACAAAGAGAGCGAGATGATCGAGAATCTGTTCGTCGAACTGGAGGCGGTGACGGTCGATACGAGCAATCTCGATCGCTACAAGGGCCAGAGGTACGATCGCAGGGACGAGCAGAGTATAAAGGAGGCGGAGGAAGCGGAGAATCGCGAGAGCCCGCGGATGTTGCTCGAGGACATCTTTCAGAGGGCTGACGTCGACCAGGATCAGCTGTTGGACATCCTGGAGCTGGCCAAGTGGATTCACACCAAGATCACGGAGCACGTCAGCCGTGCCATGCGCGAAAACGTTGGCTTGTTCACTGCGATTGACAATAATCCGCGGAACG GTGAGGTGTCGTGGGAAGAGTACCACGCATACTTTCTCCGGTCGCACGGCTTTCCCGAGAGCTACATCAGCTCTCACGACAAGAAACACAGCGACATGTCGCGAAGCTTGAAAGAGAGCATCATGAGGGACAGAGCTAGATGGACCGAGGCCGCTAGGAACGATCCAGAGAGGCTGGCGCTGGACGAGTTCCTGGCTTTCACTCACCCTGAGAGCAGCCACAGGGCGCTCCTGCAGATGGTGGACGACCTGTTTGAAAAGTTTG ACCGTGACGGTGACGAGCAGCTTACAGAGGATGAGTTCTCAGACTTGCCTGCTGACGGGATGGGTCTGGATTTGAGAGAAGACAAGCACGAGACCGTGGGTGGAAGCGAAGACAGGCGACAGGAGTTTCGGCATCTGATagacaaaaacaaaaatggcaAGGCTGATAGAATAGAGCTTTTG ATGTATATAGATCCAACGAATCCGAGGCATGCGATTCAAGAAGCTCAGCATTTGATTAATCTGTCGGACACGAATCTCGATGGGAAGCTGAACCTTCCAGAAATTCTGAGCAAAATGGACCTGTTCCTGGGCAGCAAGATGGTGGACACCGAGGGAAGCTTCCACGACGAGTTTTGA
- the LOC128881942 gene encoding sodium-coupled monocarboxylate transporter 2, with protein MQSRLLVLFFFFAVSSAEQRPSEDDKCLGEHPVLLHYFSWVDYVILAGMLLISSLIGTFYGFFSKKQETSEDFLLGGSNIGTFPMAMSLAASFITAVELLGNPAEMYEQGTQFWMSCLAFVVVVPITSHLYLPVFMKLRLTSSYEYLNLRFNRHCRLLASGLYMLQMVLYTSVAVYAPALALSHVTGLNTYIAVTLVYVVCIFYASQGGMAAVIMTDTFQSAVLLGSLFLVLGYGMSWEGGLPAVWETNQRSGRMQFFDMDTSPTVRHSFWSVTVGGTIYWTTMFCSNQASVQKYLSVETIGQVRTALWVSAFGMIIIYTVNFLTGMVLYNAYKDCDPLLAGYITSQDQLLPLYVMNFMGRLKGVPGFFVAGIFAASLGTVASALNSLAAITCEDILQGLFKIQLPARKGAIYARWISVFFGGLSFALVFVVERLGSVLQVALSFNGMVGGITLGLFSLGMFVPWANAKGAVSGAIVSLIIVLWIGIGAQVAVFGGQIHLDGKPVSIDACPCIDNGTDVISSHVNEDDDNVSSIYKISYLWYSAIGCILTILVGVPISFATSYQNPSDLDPDLLSPPIAALVRLKAKPLANVQGIANYGLELDDEKLQMENNKSPA; from the exons ATGCAGTCGCGATTGCTCGTgctgttcttcttcttcgccgTGTCTTCAGCGGAACAGCGGCCCTCCGAGGATGACAAGTGCCTGGGGGAGCATCCAGTCCTGCTGCATTATTTCTCCTGGGTCGACTACGTCATACTCGCTGGGATGCTGTTAATCTCGTCCCTAATTGGAACTTTCTACGGGTTCTTCTCCAAGAAACAGGAGACCAGCGAGGACTTCCTGCTGGGTGGCTCCAATATAGGAACCTTCCCCATGGCGATGTCCCTAGCAGCCAGCTTTATCACCGCCGTCGAACTTCTTGGCAACCCTGCGGAGATGTATGAACAG GGGACCCAGTTCTGGATGAGTTGCTTGGCGTTCGTCGTAGTCGTGCCCATCACCTCCCACCTGTACCTGCCGGTCTTTATGAAGCTCAGGCTGACCTCCAGCTACGAGTATCTGAACCTCCGCTTCAATCGCCACTGCAGACTGCTCGCGAGCGGATTGTACATGCTGCAGATGGTCCTCTACACGTCCGTCGCGGTGTACGCGCCAGCGTTAGCTCTAAGTCACG TCACGGGCCTGAATACTTACATAGCCGTCACTCTAGTCTATGTAGTCTGTATTTTCTACGCCTCCCAG GGTGGAATGGCAGCCGTCATAATGACGGACACGTTCCAAAGCGCGGTGCTGCTTGGCTCCCTGTTCCTCGTCCTTGGCTACGGTATGTCCTGGGAGGGCGGTCTTCCAGCGGTGTGGGAGACCAACCAGAGGTCTGGGAGAATGCAGTTCTTCGACATGGACACGAGTCCCACCGTCAGGCACAGCTTCTGGAGCGTGACGGTTGGCGGGACCATCTACTGGACCACCATGTTCTGCAGCAATCAGGCGTCCGTCCAGAAATACCTCAGCGTGGAGACCATCGGCCAAGTGAGAAC GGCACTGTGGGTATCCGCATTTGGAATGATAATCATCTACACAGTGAACTTCCTGACCGGTATGGTACTCTACAACGCGTACAAAGACTGCGATCCTCTGCTGGCTGGCTACATAACCAGCCAGGATCAACTTCTGCCACTCTACGTGATGAACTTCATGGGCAGGCTCAAGGGCGTGCCTGGTTTCTTCGTTGCTGGGATCTTCGCCGCCTCCCTAGG GACTGTGGCGAGCGCGTTGAACTCCCTGGCGGCGATCACCTGCGAGGATATCCTTCAGGGCCTGTTCAAGATACAGTTGCCAGCCAGGAAGGGCGCGATTTACGCTAGGTGGATCAGTGTCTTCTTCGGTGGCCTTAGCTTTGCCTTGGTCTTCGTCGTGGAACGCCTTGGCAGCGTTCTTCAG GTGGCATTGTCGTTCAACGGTATGGTCGGAGGGATCACTCTGGGATTGTTCTCCCTGGGCATGTTTGTGCCGTGGGCGAACGCTAAGGGAGCAGTGTCAGGCGCCATCGTCAGCCTGATAATCGTCCTCTGGATTGGAATCGGCGCCCAAGTCGCCGTCTTCGGGGGCCAGATCCACTTGGACGGCAAGCCAGTGTCGATAGACGCTTGTCCCTGCATCGACAATGGCACTGATGTCATCTCCAGTCATGTCAACGAGGACGACGACAACGTTTCATCGATATACAAG ATCAGTTACTTGTGGTACAGCGCGATAGGCTGCATCCTGACGATCCTGGTGGGAGTGCCGATCAGCTTCGCCACGAGCTACCAGAACCCCTCTGATCTCGACCCAGACCTGCTGAGCCCTCCTATCGCTGCTCTGGTCCGTCTCAAGGCCAAACCGCTCGCCAACGTCCAAGGGATCGCCAACTACGGTCTGGAGTTGGACGACGAAAAGTTGCAGATGGAAAACAACAAAAGCCCAGCGTGA
- the LOC128881943 gene encoding putative sodium-dependent multivitamin transporter, protein MSESGTLQWEDYMVIAATLVISIGIGIYYRFTGGRQKTMEEYFNASRSMSIVPVAIALVVSFMSAITLLGVSAENYTYGTQFVAINISYLIGTPLVCYGYLPVFYQLQATSAYEYLEKRFGAKARTMASFVYWVQLLLYSGVVLYAPALALEATTGISKTASIIIIGLVCAMYSSIGGIKAVLITDVFQGLLMFVAVFIIIGTAAKEAGGLEDIWRIAEDGHRIEFDSISVDPTVRHTWWSLIIGGLCTFLSLYGVNQVQIQRMMTVKDMKAAQRALWISWPILTLLSITTCFSGLAIYSKYYRCDPLTKKRISSTDMLMPLYVMDTMSDKPGLPGLFVAGIFSAGLSTISAALNSLAAVTVEDYLKPACKMCRGNDFSLSTSSKLAKLLAFTYGIFSIALAFLAQFWGSVLQVSLTIFGIVGGPLLGLFTLGMLTETATEIGSVTSASAALAFCFWIAFGYPRPSPPILPVSIEGCADNATISASKAFTTFAQSTGDSSYLYLYRISYMWYGPLGFVITFAIGLSFSYCLNLLSKKEKVELDPNLFFPVIRNRIYRRREQTLRSKSNETPKDTSAQRKYMFTDNKPASEENMDEVCTTKI, encoded by the exons ATGAGCGAATCAGGTACATTGCAATGGGAGGATTACATGGTCATAGCAGCCACGCTGGTCATAAGTATAGGTATCGGTATTTACTATCGATTCACTGGTGGACGTCAAAAGACAATGGAG GAATATTTCAATGCCAGTCGATCCATGAGCATAGTACCTGTGGCAATAGCCCTGGTAGTTTCCTTCATGTCTGCCATCACGCTATTAGGTGTTTCTGCTGAGAACTACACGTATGGAACACAATTTGTAGCAATCAACATATCGTACCTGATTGGAACACCTCTGGTTTGCTATGGATATTTACCAGTATTTTATCAACTACAAGCCACAAGTGCCTATGAG TACTTAGAGAAACGCTTTGGAGCAAAAGCTAGGACAATGGCTAGTTTCGTGTATTGGGTTCAGCTACTTTTGTATTCAGGCGTCGTGCTTTATGCCCCTGCTTTAGCGTTAGAAGCCACCACGGGAATTTCTAAAACTGCCAGTATTATCATAATCGGGCTTGTTTGCGCCATGTATTCGAGTATAGGAGGCATCAAAGCTGTGCTAATAACCGATGTGTTTCAAGGACTGCTTATGTTCGTTGCTGTCTTTATTATCATTGGCACAGCCGCTAAAGAAGCTGGAGGATTAGAAGACATTTGGCGAATAGCGGAGGATGGCCACAGAATCGAGTTCGACAG TATTTCTGTAGACCCTACGGTGCGCCACACTTGGTGGTCGCTCATTATCGGAGGTTTGTGCACATTCTTGTCGCTGTATGGGGTGAATCAAGTCCAAATACAACGCATGATGACAGTCAA GGACATGAAAGCAGCACAGAGAGCGCTCTGGATATCCTGGCCAATTTTAACGCTACTTTCGATCACTACGTGTTTCTCAGGGTTGGCGATATACAGCAAATATTATAGATGCGACCCTCTTACTAAGAAACGAATATCGTCGACTGACATGCTGATGCCTTTGTACGTTATGGACACCATGTCTGACAAGCCTGGACTCCCCGGTCTCTTTGTTGCAG GCATTTTCAGCGCTGGCCTAAGCACTATTTCAGCGGCTCTGAATTCTTTAGCGGCGGTAACAGTAGAGGATTACTTGAAACCTGCCTGTAAAATGTGCCGAGGCAATGATTTTTCGCTTTCAACGTCATCGAAATTGGCCAAATTGCTCGCCTTCACGTATGGTATCTTTTCAATAGCGCTGGCCTTCTTAGCTCAGTTCTGGGGTAGCGTTTTGCAg GTCAGCTTGACGATATTCGGCATAGTGGGAGGGCCATTGTTAGGCCTGTTTACTCTTGGCATGCTCACGGAAACTGCGACAGAAATTGGATCGGTGACGAGCGCCAGTGCGGCTTTAGCTTTTTGCTTCTGGATTGCTTTCGGATATCCCAGGCCAAGTCCACCGATTTTGCCAGTGTCTATCGAAGGCTGTGCTGATAATGCGACCATCTCTGCTTCGAAGGCATTCACAACGTTTGCACA GAGTACAGGTGACTCGTCTTATCTCTACTTATACCGTATCTCGTACATGTGGTACGGTCCACTTGGGTTCGTGATAACGTTCGCGATAGGACTATCGTTCAGTTACTGCCTAAATCTGCTGTCTAAGAAAGAGAAGGTCGAGTTGGACCCCAATCTGTTCTTTCCTGTAATAAGGAACCGTATATACCGAAGACGCGAACAAACGTTGAGATCAAAGAGCAACGAAACGCCAAAGGATACCTCAGCACAGAGGAAGTATATGTTTACTGATAACAAGCCTGCCAGCGAAGAGAATATGGACGAAGTTTGTACCACGAAAATATAG
- the LOC128881939 gene encoding tRNA-dihydrouridine(47) synthase [NAD(P)(+)]-like has product MWSRDLVHRLQSSPLKMADYSEKCADDCSFDYSEDKQKGVCLIKAEYILEDHVRLLSEECLTKSDKEKVSTNTIISEDPPLSAEPPCKKYKHDNKKEKLRGQNKARPAPFKAQRELNLCPWIADQTVDEPEKQCTNKRCTFLHNRMEYLKIKPEDIGTECYLFNLTGRCPRGAACRMGSKHLTEDGLNIVNKEKEEEYQKRPSSTKNHITKSLQMQLRKYKYNFAKAEKIVKANEPSRKKLDNADKSDTKNGCASESEQPLDANKAEVENGCTLDTSISKFTNETPEIHNTEQKIGPVEDYDLIKCRNEEKKKIDWKNKIVLSPLTTVGNLPFRRICKEYGADITCGEMALAPRILKGAHEEWALVKRHESENIFGVQLCGNNPGVLTRCSQLLTEEIDVDFIDLNLGCPIDLIYRQGGGSGMLNRLNVLETVVKSVSQVMNIPLTVKTRTGVYIDKPVAHNLMPKFHKWGVSMITVHGRSREQRYTRLADWEYIEKCAKAAQPTPVFGNGDILSFDDYQRVRDTYSNVSGITIGRGALIKPWIFTEIKERKLIDVSSSERFDMLKKYANYGLEHWGSDTRGVETTRRFMLEWISFLHRYIPVGILERPPQRINERPPFYRGRDDIETLMASSNCADWIKLSEMLLGKVPEGFHFLPKHKANSFK; this is encoded by the exons ATGTGGTCACGTGACTTGGTACATCGTCTCCAATCGTCTCCATTAAAAATGGCGGATTACAGTGAGAAATGTGCTGACGATTGTTCGTTCGATTATAGCGAGGATAAACAAAAAGGCGtatgtttaataaaagcaGA GTATATCCTCGAAGACCATGTAAGACTCTTAAGCGAAGAGTGTTTAACGAAAAGCGATAAAGAGAAGGTTTCCACCAACACAATTATCTCTGAAGATCCTCCTTTGTCAGCTGAACCAccatgtaaaaaatataaacatgacAACAAGAAGGAAAAGCTCAGAGGTCAGAATAAAGCCAGACCAGCTCCGTTTAAGGCACAGCGCGAGTTGAACCTGTGCCCATGGATAGCAGATCAAACGGTAGACGAACCTGAAAAACAATGCACTAACAAACGATGTACATTTTTGCACAACAGgatggaatatttaaagataAAGCCAGAGGACATTGGAACGGAATgctatctttttaatttgactGGCAGATGTCCTAGAGGTGCAGCCTGTAGAATGGGCTCTAAACATTTGACAGAGGATGGTTTAAATATCGTCAAcaaggaaaaggaagaagagtATCAAAAGAGGCCATCCTCCACAAAGAACCACATAACGAAAAGTCTGCAAATGCAACTGCGGAAGTACAAGTATAATTTCGCTAAAGCTGAGAAAATAGTTAAGGCAAACGAACCATCTAGGAAGAAGCTGGACAATGCAGACAAATCAGATACAAAGAATGGCTGTGCTTCGGAATCTGAGCAACCTTTGGATGCAAACAAAGCGGAAGTAGAAAATGGTTGCACTTTGGACACTAGTATTTCcaaatttacaaatgaaacaCCCGAGATACACAATACGGAACAGAAAATTGGCCCAGTGGAGGATTATGACTTGATCAAATGTAGGAAtgaggagaagaagaagatagattggaaaaataaaatagtccTTAGCCCTCTGACGACGGTAGGCAACTTGCCTTTTAGAAGAATCTGCAAAGAGTATGGAGCAGATATAACGTGCGGCGAAATGGCTCTGGCACCGAGGATACTGAAAGGAGCTCACGAAGAGTGGGCGCTGGTGAAAAGGCACGAATCGGAGAACATCTTTGGCGTACAGCTATGCGGTAATAATCCAGGAGTACTGACGAGGTGCTCTCAATTGTTAACCGAGGAAATCGATGTTGATTTCATCGACTTGAACCTCGGTTGTCCTATAGATTTGATTTATCGACAAGGAGGTGGCAGTGGTATGCTCAATCGATTAAATGTCCTAGAAACCGTTGTAAAATCTGTTAGCCAAGTCATGAACATACCTCTAACTGTAAAAACTAGGACCGGTGTCTACATAGACAAACCTGTTGCACACAACCTAATGCCAAAGTTTCACAAGTGGGGTGTGTCCATGATTACT GTTCATGGACGATCTCGCGAGCAAAGATACACGAGATTGGCTGACTGGGAGTACATTGAAAAGTGTGCAAAAGCAGCCCAGCCAACACCAGTATTCGGAAATGGCGATATTTTGTCGTTTGACGACTATCAAAGAGTTCGAGATACTTACTCCAATGTGAGTGGTATTACCATAGGTCGTGGGGCGTTAATAAAACCATggatatttacagaaataaaagaaagaaagttgATTGACGTGTCGAGCTCGGAGAGATTCGACATGTTAAAGAAGTATGCCAATTATGGTCTCGAACACTGGGGCTCGGACACCCGTGGTGTCGAAACGACGAGGAGATTTATGTTGGAatggatttcatttttacatag ATATATTCCCGTTGGGATTTTGGAGAGACCCCCGCAAAGAATAAATGAGAGGCCTCCGTTTTACCGAGGTCGCGACGACATAGAAACGCTTATGGCGAGTTCGAACTGTGCCGATTGGATTAAATTATC gGAAATGCTACTAGGAAAAGTGCCCGAGGGATTCCACTTTTTACCCAAACATAAGGCGAACTCGTTTAAATAA
- the LOC128881948 gene encoding uncharacterized protein LOC128881948 isoform X3 codes for MKELFVATLAMMTQEAITICKRCNSSYYGMPKMYDGPRNSFQLRQSLPLVRDVSYLPEENNVEDQEEKQQPEHQAVNRDNRNLSSGYRNLCETVKRKVQLDDTEYEYQPPHYYEVYCKNYSFLDSSQLVMNPPKQKCVHPGFHCVQRGRPLFLVRRRWDSECWEPFVKEIASGCDCMWPEAVLGDITDHYSTSRIKLDQGLTI; via the exons GTGGCTACCCTCGCGATGATGACGCAGGAGGCCATTACAATCTGCAAGAGATGCAACTCTAGTTACTACGGTATGCCCAAAATGTACGACGGGCCACGAAACTCTTTCCAGCTTCGTCAGAGCCTTCCTCTTGTTAGAGACGTCTCCTACTTACCCGAAGAAAACAACGTTGAGGACCAAGAAGAGAAGCAGCAGCCAGAACACCAGGCCGTGAATAgagataatagaaatttatcgtCG GGCTACCGTAATCTTTGCGAAACCGTTAAGAGAAAAGTGCAGTTGGACGATACCGAGTACGAGTACCAACCGCCGCATTATTACGAGGTCTATTGTAAGAATTATTCTTTCCTCGACAGTAGCCAGCTCGTCATGAATCCACCGAAGCAG AAATGCGTGCACCCTGGATTTCATTGCGTGCAAAGAGGTCGACCTCTGTTTCTGGTGAGACGACGCTGGGACAGCGAGTGTTGGGAACCTTTCGTTAAAGAGATCGCTAGCGGTTGCGACTGCATGTGGCCAGAGGCTGTTCTCGGAGACATAACCGATCATTATTCCACGAGTCGGATTAAGTTAGACCAGGGATTAACGATATAA
- the LOC128881948 gene encoding uncharacterized protein LOC128881948 isoform X4 gives MMTQEAITICKRCNSSYYGMPKMYDGPRNSFQLRQSLPLVRDVSYLPEENNVEDQEEKQQPEHQAVNRDNRNLSSGYRNLCETVKRKVQLDDTEYEYQPPHYYEVYCKNYSFLDSSQLVMNPPKQKCVHPGFHCVQRGRPLFLVRRRWDSECWEPFVKEIASGCDCMWPEAVLGDITDHYSTSRIKLDQGLTI, from the exons ATGATGACGCAGGAGGCCATTACAATCTGCAAGAGATGCAACTCTAGTTACTACGGTATGCCCAAAATGTACGACGGGCCACGAAACTCTTTCCAGCTTCGTCAGAGCCTTCCTCTTGTTAGAGACGTCTCCTACTTACCCGAAGAAAACAACGTTGAGGACCAAGAAGAGAAGCAGCAGCCAGAACACCAGGCCGTGAATAgagataatagaaatttatcgtCG GGCTACCGTAATCTTTGCGAAACCGTTAAGAGAAAAGTGCAGTTGGACGATACCGAGTACGAGTACCAACCGCCGCATTATTACGAGGTCTATTGTAAGAATTATTCTTTCCTCGACAGTAGCCAGCTCGTCATGAATCCACCGAAGCAG AAATGCGTGCACCCTGGATTTCATTGCGTGCAAAGAGGTCGACCTCTGTTTCTGGTGAGACGACGCTGGGACAGCGAGTGTTGGGAACCTTTCGTTAAAGAGATCGCTAGCGGTTGCGACTGCATGTGGCCAGAGGCTGTTCTCGGAGACATAACCGATCATTATTCCACGAGTCGGATTAAGTTAGACCAGGGATTAACGATATAA